The nucleotide window TCTATGATCCTTATGCCTCAAAACTGGACAAATTCTGAACCCCTTCAAGAACGTCCAGTGCCAGACGTTCCAGGGACAAAGGGTGTCCTTATTCTTTGCTCAGCGACGGTGCGACCATTTCAGGCCCACTCCTTGCAGTCTATCGAACACCAACCGGACAACAGAAAAATACAGGATAAGGCTCGTCACATCCGTGGTAGATGTGACCATGGGACTATTGGCGACGGCAGGATCGATATCTAATTTGGTGAAGTGGACAGGAAATAATACCCCGAGGAGATTGGAGACCACAACGGCTGCAACTATTGCTAATCCTGCACCTACGCCCATAACCATCCCTCCCCATGTATAACCGATACAACCAGCACCGATTCCCATTGTTAAGTCCAGGGTACTCAGGCTCTTTCCAGGCTGTGTTCAGCCATTATGTGGATTTCACGTCCTTAATTGACAGGCCTCGAAGCATCAGCATGGCTGCTTGTCCACCGGTGTTCCCTCCGCTTCCCATTAGAATAAAGAATGTTAAGCCGAGTGTGGAAGCTAGCGTTTCCTCATACATGGCGATGACACTGGATGCAGTCAGATGGACCAGAATGAAGGCCATCAACCTGAGAATACGTTTGCAATAGAATATTCAGATACCCAAAAGCTGTTGTGCTTCCTGCCGGTCTTCAGGACCTAAAAGGTTGAGTAACCGGCTAATTGTGTGGGGAGGCAATTCCTCTAATATCCCTGTCCGATCGTCAGGCCTCAGTTGTGCTAACAATTCACCCGCTTCCCTGTCGGTGAGTTCAGTCCATAACGAAGCTTGAATTTGGGGTGTCAGGTATGAAAACAGCTCGCCGGAATCATGACGAGACAGAGAGCTGAATATGCGGACGCGCACTGGTTTGGGAGTATGCGCCAGGGCCTCAGCTGCTTCGGGAAGCGGAAGGCCGTTCAACAGCTCTCGCAATTCCGACCACTTTTCTTGTGCAATCAACTCCTGTACCGTAGATATCTCCATATGCGATTCCTCCCGCCCGGTATGACGAATGACTGGCGAGCTAAACGTATTCGACATTTTTTAAAATAAAGGGAAAACATCATTCTTTCAGAAACCCCACGGTCAGTCATCAGGAGACGAAAGGTGAAGGTCAGTCTGATTGGTGATTATAGACAACAACGTGAAGACCAGGGTTCGTCATGGGGTCGCTTTGTGACGTCTGCGCGGGAAGGCCCAGGCTTGAAAAATACAAAGGAGGGGCAACATGATCGTGAAGGATATTATGGCCCCTAGGGCAGAGGTGTAAGAGGCTATGAATATTTCGATCAGGCCGTCTTGTCTATGTGACGCATTGGGTAAAGTCGTCTGCCTGTCGTTGATTACAATCGATTCGTTTGGCGCACTGACCAGAACATCGATAGAGAAAGGCCTGTTAGGTGTTGGGACCTCACGAAGACTCCGGACCAAAATACCATGATGGCTGGAGGCATGACCTGTTTCGAACGTTTCACGGCCCATGAGAAAACTGGACGGTTGAAATGGATGCCTGAAAGTTGCCTGGTCGTCTTGAATTGTGAGGGGCACCCTGTCGAAATTGTTTTGCAGAAAAATCCTTCATGGTTGGAGAAACGAATCGAAACACATACATCACGTCGACAGATTCCGTGACACCGGCCAACCCCACCGTTCCCCAATTTTCGATAATTCCGTCATATTTATAAGGTTCAGAACGCTCTGCTTCTCCGCGTGGGTATTCCCCTCGTCCCTCACTCTTTCTCAAAGGGATTATCGAACAAAGGGGTCGTAAGGAATCTCCTGGGAAAAGATACCTTGATCGGAAGGAGAGGCTTGATACGTTGATTTCTCGTCCTCCAACCGCATCACATCATAAATAAGGTACCCATTGACCGCTCTGGCAGATTCCCGAACCCACCCCATGGCTAACAGAATGATCACCGTCAACCCTGCCAACGTCATCAACAAACCCGCCATCCGTCTTCGTGGGGTTCCAGACTCGATACTCGAGGCGGTGGCTGGTGACATTCGACTAAAGACATGCATGGAATAGATCCAATGTCCTACACCAAAAATAACAAGGCCCGATAGCGCAAAATATTTGAATGGCTGCATCTTTCCTAGCGGATTTATTTCCTGAACGAGCAAGCGGTTGAGAAGAGGGATATGTTGCAATTGATAGGGCATCGCCAGAATCATAGCGGCGATCACGATGACAGGGAGTGACAAGGGGAGGTATCCGATGAAAGAGGGAGGTGGTTTTGACTGCGACCGCACCATCTGCATAACATACAGAGAACCGACCAGTATTAATAATCCATACAACAATGCCACGAGATCAAAAAGCCATGAACGTTCTCCTAACATCACGGTATAAAATGCCTGGGGTTGCCCATATCGCAAATGAAGCAAGTATTGATATCCCAC belongs to Nitrospiraceae bacterium and includes:
- a CDS encoding magnesium transporter, coding for MEISTVQELIAQEKWSELRELLNGLPLPEAAEALAHTPKPVRVRIFSSLSRHDSGELFSYLTPQIQASLWTELTDREAGELLAQLRPDDRTGILEELPPHTISRLLNLLGPEDRQEAQQLLGI
- a CDS encoding magnesium transporter; amino-acid sequence: MGIGAGCIGYTWGGMVMGVGAGLAIVAAVVVSNLLGVLFPVHFTKLDIDPAVANSPMVTSTTDVTSLILYFSVVRLVFDRLQGVGLKWSHRR